The Orcinus orca chromosome 16, mOrcOrc1.1, whole genome shotgun sequence genome includes a window with the following:
- the HCFC1R1 gene encoding host cell factor C1 regulator 1 isoform X2 produces MILQQPLERSPQGRARRDPRADSGASRGVDASSPLRGPVPMSTKRRLEEEQEPLRKQFLSEENMVTHFSRLSLHNDHPYCSPPMAFPPALPPLRSPCSELLLWCYPGNLIPEALRLLRLGDTPSPHYPATPAGDIMEL; encoded by the exons ATGATCTTGCAGCAACCCCTGGAGCGAAGCCCCCAGGGTCGGGCCCGGCGCGACCCGCGGGCTGACTCAGGGGCGTCCCGAGGCGTGGACGCGAG CTCCCCTCTCCGAGGACCTGTGCCCATGAGTACCAAGCGTCGCCTGGAGGAGGAGCA GGAGCCCCTGCGCAAGCAGTTCCTGTCTGAGGAGAACATGGTCACCCATTTCTCTAGACTCAGCCTGCACAATGACCACCCTTACTGCAgcccccccatggctttccccccagctctgcccccactCAG AAGCCCTTGCTCTGAGCTGCTTCTCTGGTGCTACCCTGGGAACCTGATCCCTGAGGCGCTCCGGTTGCTGAGGCTGGGGgacacccccagcccccactATCCTGCAACCCCAGCTGGGGACATAATGGAGCTCTGA
- the HCFC1R1 gene encoding host cell factor C1 regulator 1 isoform X1: MILQQPLERSPQGRARRDPRADSGASRGVDASSPLRGPVPMSTKRRLEEEQLPASSSLPREPLRKQFLSEENMVTHFSRLSLHNDHPYCSPPMAFPPALPPLRSPCSELLLWCYPGNLIPEALRLLRLGDTPSPHYPATPAGDIMEL, translated from the exons ATGATCTTGCAGCAACCCCTGGAGCGAAGCCCCCAGGGTCGGGCCCGGCGCGACCCGCGGGCTGACTCAGGGGCGTCCCGAGGCGTGGACGCGAG CTCCCCTCTCCGAGGACCTGTGCCCATGAGTACCAAGCGTCGCCTGGAGGAGGAGCA GCTGCCTGCCTCCTCATCTCTCCCCAGGGAGCCCCTGCGCAAGCAGTTCCTGTCTGAGGAGAACATGGTCACCCATTTCTCTAGACTCAGCCTGCACAATGACCACCCTTACTGCAgcccccccatggctttccccccagctctgcccccactCAG AAGCCCTTGCTCTGAGCTGCTTCTCTGGTGCTACCCTGGGAACCTGATCCCTGAGGCGCTCCGGTTGCTGAGGCTGGGGgacacccccagcccccactATCCTGCAACCCCAGCTGGGGACATAATGGAGCTCTGA
- the THOC6 gene encoding THO complex subunit 6 homolog isoform X1, translating into MERAMPQAVPLGQMEVFQALQRLHMIIFSQNVSPCGKFLAAGNNYGQIAIFSLSAALSSEAKEESKKPMVTFQAHDGPVYSMVSTDRHLLSAGDGEVKAWLWAEILKKGCKELWRRQPPYRTSLEVPEINALLLVPKENSLILAGGDCQLHTMDLETGTFTRALWGHTDYIHCLALRERSPEVLSGGEDGAVRLWDLRTAKEVQTIEVYKHEECSRPHNGRWIGCLATDSDWMVCGGGPALTLWHLRSSTPTTVFPMRAPQKHVTFYQDLILSAGQGRCVNQWQLSGELKAQVPGSSPGLLSLSLNQQPAAPECKVLTAAGNSCRVDVFTNLGYRAFSLSF; encoded by the exons ATGGAGCGAGCCATGCCGCAAGCGGTGCCTCTGGGTCAG ATGGAAGTATTTCAGGCCCTGCAGCGGCTGCACATGATCATTTTTTCCCAGAATGTCTCACCCTGTGGGAAGTTCCTGGCAGCCGGCAACAATTACGGGCAGATAGCCATCTTTAG CTTGTCTGCTGCTTTGAGCTCTGAGGCCAAAGAGGAAAGTAAGAAGCCCATGGTGACCTTCCAAG CCCACGATGGACCCGTCTACAGCATGGTCTCCACTGATCGACATCTGCTCAGtgctggggatggggaggtgaAGGCCTGGCTTTGGGCAGAGATCCTTAAGAAG GGCTGTAAGGAGCTGTGGCGTCGTCAGCCCCCATACAG GACCAGTCTGGAAGTACCTGAGATCAATGCTTTGCTTCTCGTCCCCAAG GAGAATTCCCTCATCCTGGCGGGGGGAGACTGTCAGTTGCATACGATGGACCTTGAGACGGGGACCTTCACA CGGGCCCTCTGGGGCCACACAGACTACATCCACTGCCTGGCACTGCGGGAGCGGAGCCCCGAGGTGCTGTCAGGTGGCGAGGATGGGGCCGTGCGGCTTTGGG ACCTCCGCACGGCCAAGGAGGTCCAGACGATTGAGGTCTACAAGCACGAG gagtGCTCGAGGCCCCACAATGGGCGCTGGATTGGATGTTTGGCAACTGACTCCGACTGGATG GTCTGTGGAGGTGGCCCAGCACTAACCCTCTGGCACCTTCGATCCTCCACACCCACCACCGTCTTCCCCATGCGGGCACCACAGAAGCACGTTACCTTCTACCAGGACTTG ATTCTATCAGCTGGACAGGGTCGCTGTGTCAATCAGTGGCAGCTGAGCGGGGAGCTCAAGGCCCAGGTGCCTGGCTCCTCCCCAGGGCTGCTAAGCCTCAGCCTCAACCAGCAACCAGCAGCCCCTGAGTGCAAG GTCCTGACAGCTGCAGGCAACAGCTGCAGGGTGGATGTCTTCACCAATCTGGGCTACCGAGCTTTCTCCCTGTCCTTCTGA
- the THOC6 gene encoding THO complex subunit 6 homolog isoform X2, translating into MVTFQAHDGPVYSMVSTDRHLLSAGDGEVKAWLWAEILKKGCKELWRRQPPYRTSLEVPEINALLLVPKENSLILAGGDCQLHTMDLETGTFTRALWGHTDYIHCLALRERSPEVLSGGEDGAVRLWDLRTAKEVQTIEVYKHEECSRPHNGRWIGCLATDSDWMVCGGGPALTLWHLRSSTPTTVFPMRAPQKHVTFYQDLILSAGQGRCVNQWQLSGELKAQVPGSSPGLLSLSLNQQPAAPECKVLTAAGNSCRVDVFTNLGYRAFSLSF; encoded by the exons ATGGTGACCTTCCAAG CCCACGATGGACCCGTCTACAGCATGGTCTCCACTGATCGACATCTGCTCAGtgctggggatggggaggtgaAGGCCTGGCTTTGGGCAGAGATCCTTAAGAAG GGCTGTAAGGAGCTGTGGCGTCGTCAGCCCCCATACAG GACCAGTCTGGAAGTACCTGAGATCAATGCTTTGCTTCTCGTCCCCAAG GAGAATTCCCTCATCCTGGCGGGGGGAGACTGTCAGTTGCATACGATGGACCTTGAGACGGGGACCTTCACA CGGGCCCTCTGGGGCCACACAGACTACATCCACTGCCTGGCACTGCGGGAGCGGAGCCCCGAGGTGCTGTCAGGTGGCGAGGATGGGGCCGTGCGGCTTTGGG ACCTCCGCACGGCCAAGGAGGTCCAGACGATTGAGGTCTACAAGCACGAG gagtGCTCGAGGCCCCACAATGGGCGCTGGATTGGATGTTTGGCAACTGACTCCGACTGGATG GTCTGTGGAGGTGGCCCAGCACTAACCCTCTGGCACCTTCGATCCTCCACACCCACCACCGTCTTCCCCATGCGGGCACCACAGAAGCACGTTACCTTCTACCAGGACTTG ATTCTATCAGCTGGACAGGGTCGCTGTGTCAATCAGTGGCAGCTGAGCGGGGAGCTCAAGGCCCAGGTGCCTGGCTCCTCCCCAGGGCTGCTAAGCCTCAGCCTCAACCAGCAACCAGCAGCCCCTGAGTGCAAG GTCCTGACAGCTGCAGGCAACAGCTGCAGGGTGGATGTCTTCACCAATCTGGGCTACCGAGCTTTCTCCCTGTCCTTCTGA
- the BICDL2 gene encoding BICD family-like cargo adapter 2 isoform X1, producing MSSPEGPSFPSGLLSGGTSPSSNEGFFPFMLERRDSFLGGGPRPEEPEDLALQLQQKEKDLLLAAELGKMLLERNEELRRRLEMLSAQHSEHEERLQQENHELRRGLAARGAEWEARTVELEGDVEALRAQLGEQRSEQQESGRERARALSELSEQNLQLSQQLAQASQTEQELQRELDGLRGQCQAQALAGAELRTRLECLQGENQMLQSRRQDLEAQIRGLCEEVEKGQGRLQATHEELLLLRRERHEHSLELELARSEAGEALSALRRLQRRVSELEEESRLQDANISGASLQSEFAHSLDSKDQDQNADRGGDVLATLPPETQEASSHQPSPQEERLEPPRKRASLSPAEILEEKEAEVVRLQDEIALQREELQSLREELQRQKELRAQEDPEEILSGALSDRDEAVNKSLELALELSRVSLERDSLSRELLRTIRQKVALTQELEAWQDDMQVVIGQQLRSQRQKELSAAGSAPSRNPPRLSLRLGPGPAGGFFSNLFRRT from the exons ATGAGCTCCCCAGAAGGGCCCAGCTTCCCATCCGGGCTGCTCTCCGGGGGCACCTCCCCCAGCAGCAATGAGGGCTTCTTCCCCTTCATGCTGGAGCGGCGGGACTCATTCCTGGGAGGGGGCCCAAGGCCTGAGGAGCCCGAGGACCTGGCCCTGCAGCTGCAGCAGAAGGAGAAAGACCTGTTGTTGGCCGCAGAGCTTGGCAAGATGCTTCTGGAGCGCAATGAGGAGCTGCGGCGGCGGCTGGAGATGCTGAGCGCCCAGCACTCCGAGCATGAGGAA CGGCTGCAGCAGGAGAACCATGAGCTCCGCCGAGGCCTGGCAGCCCGGGGAGCCGAGTGGGAGGCCAGGACTGTGGAGCTGGAGGGGGACGTGGAGGCCCTTCGGGCCCAGCTGGGGGAGCAGCGTTCTGAGCAGCAGGAGAGCGGACGGGAGCGGGCACGCGCCCTCAGTGAACTCAGTGAACAGAACCTCCAGCTCAGCCAGCAGCTGGCCCAG gCCTCCCAGACTGAGCAGGAGCTTCAGAGAGAATTGGATGGCCTTCGGGGTCAGTGCCAGGCCCAGGCCTTGGCTGGGGCAGAGTTGAGGACACGGCTGGAATGTCTGCAGGGGGAG AATCAGATGCTCCAGAGTCGCCGACAGGACCTGGAAGCCCAGATTCGAGGTCTGTGTGAGGAGGTGGAAAAGGGCCAGGGCAGGCTACAGGCAACCCATGAGGAGCTGCTGCTGCTACGGCGGGAGAGGCACGAGCACAGTCTGGAG CTGGAACTCGCGCGCTCCGAGGCGGGGGAGGCACTGAGTGCGCTGCGGAGGCTGCAGCGGCGGGTCTCGGAGCTGGAGGAGGAGTCGCGCCTCCAGGACGCCAACATCTCAGGAGCCTCGCTTCAGTCAGAGTTTGCCCATAGCCTCGACAGCAAGGACCAAGACCAGAACGCGGACAGAGGCGGAGATGTTCTG GCCACTCTGCCCCCAGAGACCCAAGAGGCATCCAGCCACCAGCCTTCGCCCCAGGAGGAGAGGTTGGAGCCTCCCAGGAAGCGAGCATCCCTGAGCCCAGCGGAAATACTGGAAGAGAAGGAGGCGGAAGTGGTCCGGTTGCAGGATGAG ATAGCGCTGCAGCGGGAAGAGCTACAGTCCCTGCGGGAGGAGCTGCAAAGGCAGAAGGAACTGCGGGCGCAGGAGGATCCCGAGGAGATCTTAAGCGGTGCCCTCTCGGATCGGGACGAGGCTGTGAACAA GTCCCTGGAACTGGCCCTGGAGCTCAGCCGCGTTTCTCTGGAGCGGGACTCCCTCTCCCGGGAGCTGCTTCGCACCATCCGCCAGAAGGTGGCGCTGACGCAAGAGCTGGAAGCCTGGCAG GACGACATGCAGGTGGTCATCGGGCAGCAGCTGCGATCACAACGCCAGAAAGAGCTGAGTGCGGCTGGATCCGCCCCGAGCCGCAACCCGCCGCGCCTCTCGCTgcgcctgggccctgggcccgcCGGCGGCTTCTTCAGCAACCTCTTCCGAAGGACCTGA
- the BICDL2 gene encoding BICD family-like cargo adapter 2 isoform X3 has protein sequence MSSPEGPSFPSGLLSGGTSPSSNEGFFPFMLERRDSFLGGGPRPEEPEDLALQLQQKEKDLLLAAELGKMLLERNEELRRRLEMLSAQHSEHEERLQQENHELRRGLAARGAEWEARTVELEGDVEALRAQLGEQRSEQQESGRERARALSELSEQNLQLSQQLAQASQTEQELQRELDGLRGQCQAQALAGAELRTRLECLQGENQMLQSRRQDLEAQIRGLCEEVEKGQGRLQATHEELLLLRRERHEHSLEATLPPETQEASSHQPSPQEERLEPPRKRASLSPAEILEEKEAEVVRLQDEIALQREELQSLREELQRQKELRAQEDPEEILSGALSDRDEAVNKSLELALELSRVSLERDSLSRELLRTIRQKVALTQELEAWQDDMQVVIGQQLRSQRQKELSAAGSAPSRNPPRLSLRLGPGPAGGFFSNLFRRT, from the exons ATGAGCTCCCCAGAAGGGCCCAGCTTCCCATCCGGGCTGCTCTCCGGGGGCACCTCCCCCAGCAGCAATGAGGGCTTCTTCCCCTTCATGCTGGAGCGGCGGGACTCATTCCTGGGAGGGGGCCCAAGGCCTGAGGAGCCCGAGGACCTGGCCCTGCAGCTGCAGCAGAAGGAGAAAGACCTGTTGTTGGCCGCAGAGCTTGGCAAGATGCTTCTGGAGCGCAATGAGGAGCTGCGGCGGCGGCTGGAGATGCTGAGCGCCCAGCACTCCGAGCATGAGGAA CGGCTGCAGCAGGAGAACCATGAGCTCCGCCGAGGCCTGGCAGCCCGGGGAGCCGAGTGGGAGGCCAGGACTGTGGAGCTGGAGGGGGACGTGGAGGCCCTTCGGGCCCAGCTGGGGGAGCAGCGTTCTGAGCAGCAGGAGAGCGGACGGGAGCGGGCACGCGCCCTCAGTGAACTCAGTGAACAGAACCTCCAGCTCAGCCAGCAGCTGGCCCAG gCCTCCCAGACTGAGCAGGAGCTTCAGAGAGAATTGGATGGCCTTCGGGGTCAGTGCCAGGCCCAGGCCTTGGCTGGGGCAGAGTTGAGGACACGGCTGGAATGTCTGCAGGGGGAG AATCAGATGCTCCAGAGTCGCCGACAGGACCTGGAAGCCCAGATTCGAGGTCTGTGTGAGGAGGTGGAAAAGGGCCAGGGCAGGCTACAGGCAACCCATGAGGAGCTGCTGCTGCTACGGCGGGAGAGGCACGAGCACAGTCTGGAG GCCACTCTGCCCCCAGAGACCCAAGAGGCATCCAGCCACCAGCCTTCGCCCCAGGAGGAGAGGTTGGAGCCTCCCAGGAAGCGAGCATCCCTGAGCCCAGCGGAAATACTGGAAGAGAAGGAGGCGGAAGTGGTCCGGTTGCAGGATGAG ATAGCGCTGCAGCGGGAAGAGCTACAGTCCCTGCGGGAGGAGCTGCAAAGGCAGAAGGAACTGCGGGCGCAGGAGGATCCCGAGGAGATCTTAAGCGGTGCCCTCTCGGATCGGGACGAGGCTGTGAACAA GTCCCTGGAACTGGCCCTGGAGCTCAGCCGCGTTTCTCTGGAGCGGGACTCCCTCTCCCGGGAGCTGCTTCGCACCATCCGCCAGAAGGTGGCGCTGACGCAAGAGCTGGAAGCCTGGCAG GACGACATGCAGGTGGTCATCGGGCAGCAGCTGCGATCACAACGCCAGAAAGAGCTGAGTGCGGCTGGATCCGCCCCGAGCCGCAACCCGCCGCGCCTCTCGCTgcgcctgggccctgggcccgcCGGCGGCTTCTTCAGCAACCTCTTCCGAAGGACCTGA
- the BICDL2 gene encoding BICD family-like cargo adapter 2 isoform X2, producing the protein MGRGFNSARLRRHKRRLRPRVQKPWWQPERLQQENHELRRGLAARGAEWEARTVELEGDVEALRAQLGEQRSEQQESGRERARALSELSEQNLQLSQQLAQASQTEQELQRELDGLRGQCQAQALAGAELRTRLECLQGENQMLQSRRQDLEAQIRGLCEEVEKGQGRLQATHEELLLLRRERHEHSLELELARSEAGEALSALRRLQRRVSELEEESRLQDANISGASLQSEFAHSLDSKDQDQNADRGGDVLATLPPETQEASSHQPSPQEERLEPPRKRASLSPAEILEEKEAEVVRLQDEIALQREELQSLREELQRQKELRAQEDPEEILSGALSDRDEAVNKSLELALELSRVSLERDSLSRELLRTIRQKVALTQELEAWQDDMQVVIGQQLRSQRQKELSAAGSAPSRNPPRLSLRLGPGPAGGFFSNLFRRT; encoded by the exons ATGGGCCGAGGCTTCAATTCTGCCAGACTCAGGCGCCACAAACGGCGCCTACGCCCTCGGGTCCAGAAGCCCTGGTGGCAGCCAGAG CGGCTGCAGCAGGAGAACCATGAGCTCCGCCGAGGCCTGGCAGCCCGGGGAGCCGAGTGGGAGGCCAGGACTGTGGAGCTGGAGGGGGACGTGGAGGCCCTTCGGGCCCAGCTGGGGGAGCAGCGTTCTGAGCAGCAGGAGAGCGGACGGGAGCGGGCACGCGCCCTCAGTGAACTCAGTGAACAGAACCTCCAGCTCAGCCAGCAGCTGGCCCAG gCCTCCCAGACTGAGCAGGAGCTTCAGAGAGAATTGGATGGCCTTCGGGGTCAGTGCCAGGCCCAGGCCTTGGCTGGGGCAGAGTTGAGGACACGGCTGGAATGTCTGCAGGGGGAG AATCAGATGCTCCAGAGTCGCCGACAGGACCTGGAAGCCCAGATTCGAGGTCTGTGTGAGGAGGTGGAAAAGGGCCAGGGCAGGCTACAGGCAACCCATGAGGAGCTGCTGCTGCTACGGCGGGAGAGGCACGAGCACAGTCTGGAG CTGGAACTCGCGCGCTCCGAGGCGGGGGAGGCACTGAGTGCGCTGCGGAGGCTGCAGCGGCGGGTCTCGGAGCTGGAGGAGGAGTCGCGCCTCCAGGACGCCAACATCTCAGGAGCCTCGCTTCAGTCAGAGTTTGCCCATAGCCTCGACAGCAAGGACCAAGACCAGAACGCGGACAGAGGCGGAGATGTTCTG GCCACTCTGCCCCCAGAGACCCAAGAGGCATCCAGCCACCAGCCTTCGCCCCAGGAGGAGAGGTTGGAGCCTCCCAGGAAGCGAGCATCCCTGAGCCCAGCGGAAATACTGGAAGAGAAGGAGGCGGAAGTGGTCCGGTTGCAGGATGAG ATAGCGCTGCAGCGGGAAGAGCTACAGTCCCTGCGGGAGGAGCTGCAAAGGCAGAAGGAACTGCGGGCGCAGGAGGATCCCGAGGAGATCTTAAGCGGTGCCCTCTCGGATCGGGACGAGGCTGTGAACAA GTCCCTGGAACTGGCCCTGGAGCTCAGCCGCGTTTCTCTGGAGCGGGACTCCCTCTCCCGGGAGCTGCTTCGCACCATCCGCCAGAAGGTGGCGCTGACGCAAGAGCTGGAAGCCTGGCAG GACGACATGCAGGTGGTCATCGGGCAGCAGCTGCGATCACAACGCCAGAAAGAGCTGAGTGCGGCTGGATCCGCCCCGAGCCGCAACCCGCCGCGCCTCTCGCTgcgcctgggccctgggcccgcCGGCGGCTTCTTCAGCAACCTCTTCCGAAGGACCTGA